DNA from Sulfurimonas gotlandica GD1:
TTTAGTTATGTTTCTAAACTATGTTGCTAAAAAAACAAATAACATGGTTATAAAAGCAGATGCTCTACACTACAAAACCGATCTCTTTTCAAACGGTGCAGTTCTTATGGCTCTTGCTCTTATCTCTATGACAGGAGAGCAATTAATAGACCCTATACTTGGTGTTGGAATAGCAATTTATATGATTTACTCAGCTCTGCCAATCATAAAAGAAGGTGTATTAATGCTTCTAGATGCTGCTCTGCCTGAAGAAGACTTAAAACAAATCAAAACTATTTTAGAAGGTGAAGAGTTAATTACTGCCTTTCACTATTTACAGACCAGAGAATCAGGTTCACATATCTTTATATCTGTTCATGCTGTTTTTAATGTTAGCATCTCTCTCTACGATGCACACTTGGTAGCCGATAAAGTAGAAGCAAAAATAAAAGCTCTTTTTGAAAATAAGAGTGTGCATATTCTCGTTCATATGGATCCTTATGATGATTCAGAGATAAATGAAATCGAAGATGAGTACTAAGAATAATATGAATTTCTATGCTTTAATTATCGGGACAGAAATTTTAAATGCTAGAAGAGAAGACAAGCACTTTAAATTTGTTCGCGATGAACTTCAAAAGTATGGGTATGAGCTTTTCGCAACATTTATTGTAAAAGATGATGTAAAGTTAATGAAGAGCTGTTATGAACTAATTAAAAAAGATAAAAACTCCATACTTTTCTCGTTTGGAGGGATAGGTTCAACACCAGATGATTTAACCAGAGAGATAGCATCTGAGATATTTACAAAAAAACCGGTAGTTCGTCATAAAGTATTTGAGCAAGACATTATTGATAGATTTGCAGAAAAAGCCTACCCTCACAGAGTTCATATGGCAGATTTACCTCATGGATCAGAACTACTATTTAATCCTGTAAACAATATGTCAGGCTTCTCTTTGGAGAACAGGTTTTTCTTTGTTCCTGGTTTTCCTGAAATGGCTCATCCTATGATAAACAGTGTGATAAGTAAACTATGTTCTTTACGATTAGAAAAATTCAGACTAACTCTTCTAGCGCAAACAAGCGAAGAGACTCTAATATCTCAGATGCAACTTCTTCCAAAGCATATAGAACTCTCATCTCTGCCTCTTTTTAAAGATGGTAAAGCTAATGTTGAACTATCAATTAGTGGTTACGATGAAGAAGAAGTACAAAAACACTTTGAAAAGTTCATACAAGAGCTTGAAAGTAAAAATATTCTTTACAAGCTATTAACTATTTAGCATACTCTACAGCTCTGCTCTCTCTGATAACATTTACTTTTATCTCACCAGGGTATTGAACTTTTTCTTCTATTTCTTTTGCTATTTCTCTAGACATTAAAATAGACTCGTCATCATTGATAAGGGTAGCATTAACTATAACTCTTACCTCACGACCGGCATTAATAGCATAAGCCTGTTTTACACCAGAATGCTGAGATGCTATCTCTTCTATCTGAGTTACTCTTTTTAGGAAACTCTCAAGAACTTCTCTTCTTGCCCCAGGTCTTGCAGCTGAGAGTGCATCTGCTGCACATACGGCTCCACATTCTATAGAGTTTATCTCTTCATGTCCATGATGAGCATATATGGCATTTATAACTACACTGTGTTCATTGTAACGGTTACAAATTTCAGCACCTAAATCAACGTGGCTTCCATCATTATCATGAGTTAGAGACTTCCCGATGTCATGAAGTAGTCCAGCTCTTTTTGCAAGTCTTGAATCCCCACCCATCTCAGATGCCATAATTCCAGCTAAGTGAGCAACTTCAAGAGTATGAGCTAAAGCATTTTGTCCATAACTGGCACGATATCTTAA
Protein-coding regions in this window:
- a CDS encoding cation diffusion facilitator family transporter, with product MRLEKKATVVSTSVAGILVLMKMTVGVLSGSIAVLASAIDSFLDLTVSLFNYFALNTAEKNPDNQFNYGRSKIEPMAAVVEGTVISLSAVFILYEALVKIAHPREMEFMQSSIWVMAASLIITLFLVMFLNYVAKKTNNMVIKADALHYKTDLFSNGAVLMALALISMTGEQLIDPILGVGIAIYMIYSALPIIKEGVLMLLDAALPEEDLKQIKTILEGEELITAFHYLQTRESGSHIFISVHAVFNVSISLYDAHLVADKVEAKIKALFENKSVHILVHMDPYDDSEINEIEDEY
- a CDS encoding competence/damage-inducible protein A, producing the protein MNFYALIIGTEILNARREDKHFKFVRDELQKYGYELFATFIVKDDVKLMKSCYELIKKDKNSILFSFGGIGSTPDDLTREIASEIFTKKPVVRHKVFEQDIIDRFAEKAYPHRVHMADLPHGSELLFNPVNNMSGFSLENRFFFVPGFPEMAHPMINSVISKLCSLRLEKFRLTLLAQTSEETLISQMQLLPKHIELSSLPLFKDGKANVELSISGYDEEEVQKHFEKFIQELESKNILYKLLTI